The Azospirillum brasilense genome window below encodes:
- a CDS encoding FAD binding domain-containing protein, with translation MYAFTYHRPKSVADAVTLLGQFEDPKLLGGGQTLLPTLKQRLARPSDLIDLGQIPELQGIREEAGGLTVGAFTRHAQVAHSDVVQRVIPALASLTEGIGDRQVRNMGTLGGSICNADPSADYPAAVVALKATVRTDRREIAGDDFFTGMFETALEPGEIVTAVHFQKPDKAAYAKFRNPASRYAIVGVFVAVFGSEVRVAVTGAGPSVFRADDMEAALAQDFRADALNGASVSADGLNADIHASADYRAHLVRVMARRAVEACG, from the coding sequence ATGTACGCCTTCACCTATCACCGCCCCAAGAGCGTCGCCGACGCCGTGACCCTGCTCGGCCAGTTCGAGGACCCGAAGCTGCTGGGCGGCGGGCAGACGCTCCTGCCGACGCTCAAGCAGCGCCTCGCCCGACCGAGCGACCTGATCGACCTCGGCCAGATTCCGGAGCTTCAGGGCATCCGGGAGGAGGCCGGCGGGCTGACCGTTGGCGCCTTCACACGCCACGCCCAGGTCGCCCATTCCGACGTCGTGCAGCGCGTCATCCCGGCACTGGCCAGCCTCACCGAGGGCATTGGCGACCGGCAGGTGCGCAACATGGGCACGCTCGGCGGGTCGATCTGCAACGCCGATCCCTCCGCCGACTACCCCGCCGCGGTCGTCGCGCTGAAGGCCACGGTGCGGACCGACCGGCGGGAGATCGCGGGCGACGACTTCTTCACCGGCATGTTCGAGACGGCGCTGGAGCCCGGTGAGATCGTCACCGCCGTGCATTTCCAGAAGCCCGACAAGGCCGCCTACGCCAAGTTCCGCAACCCGGCCAGCCGCTACGCCATCGTCGGCGTCTTCGTGGCCGTGTTCGGCAGCGAGGTGCGGGTGGCGGTGACCGGCGCCGGTCCGTCCGTCTTCCGGGCCGACGACATGGAGGCTGCGCTGGCCCAGGACTTCCGCGCCGACGCCCTGAACGGCGCGTCGGTGTCGGCGGACGGGCTGAACGCCGACATCCACGCCAGCGCCGACTACCGCGCCCATCTGGTGCGGGTGATGGCGCGGCGCGCGGTCGAGGCGTGTGGGTGA
- a CDS encoding xanthine dehydrogenase family protein molybdopterin-binding subunit, translating to MANPTGIGASVRRREDARFLTGRGTYTDDINRPGQTHAVFVRSPYAHARITGIDAAEAMQAPGVIAVLTGADMEADKVGSLPCGWQIHSKDGSPMKEPPHFPIARDRARYVGDAVAVVIAETREQAKDAAELVMVDYEELPAAVTSLKALEGGAPLVHDDVGGNLCFDWHLGDAAAVDAAFTQAAHIAKLDLVNQRLVPNAMEPRAALGEYDRATGEHTLTTTSQNPHVIRLLMGAFVLGIPEHKLRVVAPDVGGGFGSKIFHYGEEAVVTWAAKKVGRPVKWTAERSESFLTDAHGRDHVSHAELAMDKDGNFLALRVATIANMGAYLSTFAPSIPTYLYATLLAGQYKTPAIYAEVKAVFTNTVPVDAYRGAGRPEACYLIERLVEVAAAETGIDKAELRRRNFVPASAMPYQTPVALQYDTGDFAKNLDIALPLVDYDGFAARKAESARRGKLRGIGFATYIEACGIAPSNVAGALGARAGLYESAEVRFHPTGSVTVFTGSHSHGQGHETTFAQLVSERFGVPIENVEIVHGDTSKIPFGMGTYGSRSLAVGGSAIVKAMDKVERKAKKIAAHMLEAAEADIEVKDGRFVVAGTDKALTIGDIALQAYVPHNFPLDELEPGLDEQAFYDPKNFTYPNGCHVCEVEIDPDTGVVQVVSFAAVDDFGRVINPLIVEGQVHGGLVQGIGQALYENCVYDEESGQLITGSYMDYCMPRADDVPSFTVRYHEDQPCTHNPLGVKGCGEAGTIGASAAVMNAVVHALSEYGVTHLDMPATPERVWQAIRRHTPAQAAE from the coding sequence CGGCAGCCTGCCCTGCGGCTGGCAGATCCATTCCAAGGACGGCTCCCCGATGAAGGAGCCGCCGCACTTCCCGATCGCCCGCGACCGGGCGCGCTATGTCGGCGACGCCGTCGCCGTGGTGATCGCCGAGACGCGCGAGCAGGCGAAGGACGCCGCCGAGCTGGTCATGGTCGATTACGAGGAGCTGCCGGCGGCGGTGACTTCGCTGAAGGCGCTGGAGGGTGGCGCGCCGCTGGTCCATGACGACGTCGGCGGCAACCTCTGCTTCGACTGGCATCTCGGCGACGCGGCGGCGGTGGACGCCGCCTTCACGCAGGCGGCCCACATCGCCAAGCTCGATCTGGTCAACCAGCGGCTCGTCCCCAACGCCATGGAGCCGCGGGCGGCGCTCGGCGAATACGACCGGGCGACCGGCGAGCACACGCTGACCACCACCAGCCAGAATCCGCACGTCATCCGCCTGCTGATGGGCGCCTTCGTGCTGGGCATCCCGGAGCACAAGCTGCGCGTCGTCGCCCCCGACGTCGGCGGTGGCTTCGGCTCCAAGATCTTCCACTACGGGGAGGAGGCCGTCGTCACCTGGGCGGCGAAGAAGGTCGGGCGCCCCGTCAAGTGGACCGCCGAGCGCTCCGAGAGCTTCCTGACCGACGCCCACGGCCGCGACCATGTCAGCCACGCCGAGCTGGCGATGGACAAGGACGGTAATTTCCTGGCGCTGCGCGTCGCGACCATCGCCAACATGGGCGCCTATCTGTCGACCTTCGCGCCCTCGATCCCGACCTACCTCTACGCCACGTTGCTTGCCGGCCAGTACAAGACCCCGGCGATCTACGCCGAGGTCAAGGCGGTCTTCACCAACACCGTGCCGGTGGACGCCTACCGCGGCGCCGGACGTCCGGAGGCCTGCTACCTGATCGAGCGGCTGGTCGAGGTCGCCGCCGCCGAGACGGGAATCGACAAGGCGGAGTTGCGCCGCCGCAACTTCGTGCCGGCCAGCGCCATGCCCTACCAGACCCCGGTGGCGCTCCAGTACGACACCGGCGACTTCGCCAAGAATCTCGACATCGCCCTGCCGCTGGTCGATTACGACGGCTTCGCGGCGCGCAAGGCCGAATCCGCCCGGCGCGGCAAGCTGCGCGGCATCGGCTTCGCCACCTACATCGAGGCCTGCGGCATCGCCCCCAGCAACGTCGCGGGCGCGCTGGGCGCGCGGGCCGGTCTGTACGAATCGGCGGAGGTGCGCTTCCACCCCACCGGCTCCGTGACGGTCTTCACCGGCTCCCACAGCCATGGGCAGGGGCACGAGACGACCTTCGCGCAGCTCGTCTCCGAGCGCTTCGGCGTGCCCATCGAGAATGTGGAGATCGTCCACGGCGACACCAGCAAGATCCCCTTCGGCATGGGCACCTACGGCTCCCGCTCCCTGGCGGTCGGCGGGTCGGCCATCGTCAAGGCGATGGACAAGGTGGAGCGCAAGGCCAAGAAGATCGCCGCCCACATGCTGGAGGCCGCGGAGGCCGACATCGAGGTGAAGGACGGGCGCTTCGTCGTGGCGGGCACCGACAAGGCGCTGACCATCGGCGACATCGCCCTGCAGGCCTACGTCCCGCACAACTTCCCGCTCGACGAGCTGGAGCCGGGGCTGGACGAGCAAGCCTTCTACGACCCGAAGAACTTCACCTACCCCAACGGCTGCCACGTCTGCGAGGTCGAGATCGATCCCGACACCGGCGTGGTCCAGGTGGTCAGCTTCGCCGCCGTGGACGATTTCGGTCGCGTCATCAACCCGCTGATCGTCGAGGGGCAGGTCCATGGCGGGCTGGTCCAGGGCATTGGGCAGGCGCTCTACGAGAACTGCGTCTACGACGAGGAGTCCGGGCAGCTCATCACCGGCTCCTACATGGACTACTGTATGCCGCGGGCGGACGACGTGCCGTCCTTCACGGTGCGCTACCATGAGGACCAGCCCTGCACCCACAACCCGCTGGGCGTAAAGGGCTGCGGCGAGGCCGGCACCATCGGCGCGTCGGCCGCCGTGATGAACGCGGTGGTGCACGCCCTGTCCGAGTACGGCGTCACCCATCTCGACATGCCGGCGACCCCGGAGCGGGTCTGGCAGGCGATCCGGCGCCACACCCCCGCCCAGGCGGCCGAGTAA